The Podospora pseudoanserina strain CBS 124.78 chromosome 7 map unlocalized CBS124.78p_7, whole genome shotgun sequence region CCAAGGCAATGAACGGCAATACCTCCTCTCTCGCCACCCGCATCACGAACCCCAATGCGCCCCCATCACACGCACCCACCGGCCCCCGTGCGAAACGTCGCGCCGCGCAGATAGCGAATGGCTTGGAAAGATCGGGATTTCAGGTCCAGCCACCCTCAGGCCCCAAGCCACCCTCAGGTCCCAAGCAAAAGCAGAAGCCGATTCCCGCTGGTCCCTCTGCCAACAACAGCGCATTCAACAAAGGCCTCAGCATCCGTGGTCTTGCTGGGCCCTATGTCGTCATGGCCCAAAACTTCGCCCCAGGCACTACCGCGGCCGATATCGAGTCTGCCATGACCCCTGTTGGTGGAATTATTACATCGTGCCGGATTCTCAAACAGAGCCCGATCGTCATCGCCGAAATCATCTTCGAAAGCAAGGAGGGTGCCGACAATGCTATTGCCATGTTCGACAAACAAACAGCCGATGGGAGGGTTCTGAGCGTTTACCACAAAGTGCCGAATGTTCGCGCCCCTCACACCAGCAGTCAGAATAACCGAAACAGCGGTTACGATGAGGACGATAGCGTTGTCGACGGCAGGTGGGGGTTTGAAGAGCCCATGCAGGTTGACTCTAATGGATCATCCTCTGGTGGCAACGGCAAGCCACCTCCTACTGGACCGAGCCTGTACTCTGATAGCTTGGTTAGTaaggccaacaccaaccgaTGGGGCAGGGGTTTCAGAAGATGAATAAACccgagagaaggagaagcaaAAACGCGAGGATCTGTATCATATGTTTAGCCGACCTCCCCCGACATCACATTGCAacgccatcttcctctccaatTATTGCTACGAACGACGAGTTGGAGGTTGATATTCCTTGGCCAGTCTTCTCAGGGGCGGACAAGGCTGGCATCATGAGGGGCagaggatgggttgggagtgAGTTTTGGCTTTATAAGACCTACGATGGGACAAATAGTCGCAAAGACTGTCCCTGCAAAGCATGCAACGAAGCAGAGCAAGCGCGAGGATTTATTCATGGCTATGCAACAGTCACAAAGGATATGGGGGTATAACATGGGATGAGGGCATTGGGAcaaggaggaaaaagaaggggacTGGCATGGCGTTGGAGGGCGTTtttctgctttttctttccgCTGGTAACCCCTCTGCCCCCGACATGGACAGCTTTTATTCCTTTGAGCTTGCCTCGATCAATGATAGCAAATGTAGATAATCAGTGTGAAGCGGTTGTGGGGCGATGATTTGGGTGGACAATTCAATAAATTACAGCTGTTCTTCAAGCTTCGTTATTCACATAGTTACCTTCATTTATGACGACTAACTACCATCTTTACAACCCATCCAGCCGAAAGGCATACCGTTGCCGTTGGCTATCAATACTTGGCATCTTTCCATAACGTACCTCATATCCAAATATCTTGTCGAATTTACAGGCATATAATTGTCTACTCACGATGACCTAGTATTAACTTGGCCACCATGCTAACTTTGgcattcttctcttttttgcTGTCGGACCTCCCTTTTCCACTTGTATAGTTACGGCTGTCTGTCTTTAGGTGCATGACAGAGATACTCATAGGGAGACTTACCACCCAGATTTAAAAACAAGACTGCCACTCATGTGATATGCCTGTGAGGTCACAACAGCTGCCCCATATGTGTAAGCCTTCCTCCATTTTCCACTCACGACATTTTGACTGGATGCtgggtggggatggtggggatggtggtggtggggtgatggtgggggtggagtATTGATGAGGAAATCTTGGGGTGGTTATCTTTGATTTAGTTCCTTTAGGACAAGCAGAGGACTGTGTCTTGTGGGGGGTTTTATTCGAGTTGGTTGGGGGAGCGGTTGGGGGCGGTTGTTTTTATCCATTCAGAACAGCTGTCACATTTTCATGTAGTACCTAACTTCAACCTGCTGTCTTGGTAAGTATTTTACCGAGATATACACATTTTCTCTGCAAATATTTTCCTACATCCTCAAAGTTATATACACACATTCTCTCCTACGCAAAAGATATATcaaaagcaacagcaaacaaaGCAACACGGACATATAAATCTAGATTCGATCTCGAAAGATACAAAAAGCTATCAGCATCCCACAATGTACATGACAAGATAGGCATGTAGCTCACCTCATAAACTCACTACCCACCTTACCTCACTCTCACCCCtttatcccccccccttcactaATCACCATGTACCCCGGACATCTTTCATCCTAcatcccacccaacccctATAGACTTATCACCACGCAAAACATCACATCATTTCATCaaaaaaaagtaattttgcaagaagaaaaaaagacgtTGGCTAAATacacaagacaagaaaacccatccctcccacgaccacaacctcccaaacATCATAGAGCCACCACACTCAAGTAAAGAAACCATTTCAAGAGCAACCTCCCAACCGCAAAACATCCCCAAGCCACCTCAATACCAAtaaccccccttctcctcacatcaacaaccagcaccaacacAAATCTTCAGCAGACAAAAAAAGCGCAAGCAAGTCAATTTCAAAGCAGGGTAGAATGTGCTGTgctctctgtgtgtgtgactGTGACTGTGAACATAATGGTATAAAAGGACAGGGAAGTACAAAAAGTGtgaaaaaaagcaaaagaaaaagaaaagccaaAGTGCGTTTCATGCCTGCTGCctgcttctctttctttctcttgccCCCGCACCCTTCCTTCCCTGCCGCTGTCCCTGCTTGAAATTCCTTCTGCTTTATCCattccctccctcttcgctTCCTTCCTCGCTTGCTCCTCGTAATTCTTTCCCATGTTTCTCCCTGGTTGTAATCGTTGATGGCTAGGTCGCCGCAGCGTTTCGTAGTCAACAACAGAGTGTAGTTCTGTATACCTCACGCTGTCCATGTGGGCGTACCAGGTCTTCTGAATGCAataagggaggggggcgaaTAAGACGCCATGATATCCGACGCTTGCTGTCAATCTCGGCTTGTGCGACTCCGGTCGATCGGCCATGCATCCTGTCTTTGGCTAATTTGTAACAATCTTTCAACATTGCGCTCCAGAAACAATGTTTGGCTGTTGGAAGTTCAGACCCACGACATGCGTCCAAAGGAGCCGCATGTCAAAACCATCCGCTGCATGTAGCAAACTCCAACGCCCCCCTGACCAGCATAGGTCCATGGCTGCGCCCATCTATCCAACTTGTGGCTTGACTGGTTGGTGAAATCAGTGCCAGGGGCTCTGGTTATTCCCCATGAACCCTTCCTCGAGTGTTCGCTCCTCCAGGTTGCGGATGAAGTTGCGTCCTGGCTGCTGGGCGCGACTGCCTCTTCTGCCTGTCCTGGTCGATGGCCCGCCCTGGTCCATGCCCACCAAGCCAtcaggaggtggtggataaTAGGCAGGACTTGGCTGTAATCGAATCGGCTGGCTTGGGTCGAGGTGGCTGGCCACCCTTTGAATGGCAGCGGGAATACCGCTTTGTTGCTGCTCCATGGTCGATGCACGCGGtctgggttgttgttgctgacgGTTTTGCTGCGAATACATATTGGCCTGTGGAATACCGCCGGCAGCATAGTTTGCTGGCGGCATTTGGGCAGGCGGTTGTTGTACACCCATCTGGCCGTACCCGCTCGGTTGGCTGGCATATGCAGGTGGCGCGCCGGTATGTGACCCGCTAGGAGAATacatggtgttgttggtgtacAAAGGTGGTTGCTGTGGATGCACTGGTTGTTGATACTGCGGTGCACCCATAGACCCGTATGCTCCCTGCGCCGCCGAGCTGGCCTGAGCCTGAGCCTGCGCTTGCTGTGCCCTCTGCTTGCTCAGAGCTTCGGCCTGAATCTGCTGCGTCGTGCCTGGGGCAGGCGATCTGTTCAGGGCGCTAGACTTGAGGTTCATTGGCGGCACAAACTGGCCGGTATACTTTTGTTGGGTGATGAAAGGGTGCAGTTTCGCTTGCTGTGGCGACCATCTCTCGAGTGGGTTGATCGTCAAGAGGCCCCTGACAAAGTCGATGAACGCGATGCGGTTATTCATCTCTGCAAAATCCAAGTCagctttttttcccctcgCCTGTGTATAGGCTCCAACATACCTCTATCAATCTCCGACTGCTTCATGTTCTTCCGGGGCATTGGATACGACTTGATGATCTCAGGCAGCGTGTTCGCCTGGAAATACTTCTTGCTGGGCTGCTCCTTGGTGTTGTGCTCCCGGGAATACTGCTCCATGCTCTTCAGGTGATATGTCCGCCTGCCAAAATCATCCTGTCTCTTCTCGAAGAAATCACCAGCTTGTTTGCCCACCTCGATCATCCAGTTTGGTGGATTTCCAAGCATCTCAACGATCCGCGAAACCTGGTTGTACTCGGAGGATCCTGGGAACAAGGGTAGACCCAGGAACAGCTCGACCACAATGCACCCCAGCGACCACATATCGATTGCTGACGAATATGGTAAGCCTAGTAGAACTTCGGGTGATCGGTAGAAACGCGACTGGATGTACGTGTACACAGTCTGACGCTCATCGCAGGCGGAGCCAAAGTCAATAATCTTGATAATCGGGCTCTCGAGGTTTTTCAACAGGATGTTTTCGGGTTTGAGATCGCAATGAATCAGCCGCGCCTTGTTAAGCAGCGTAAGCCCGTTAAGCAGCTGCTGGGCAAAGACTCGGACCAGCGTCGTGCTCAACCCGCGGAACTGGTTCTGTTTGATGAGCTCGTACAAGTTGACGCTCAACAGCTCGAAGACCAAGCACAGATGCTGCCTGTGAATGAATGTATCCTTGAGCCGGAGCAGATGATGATCGTCGTTCTTGtcgagcttggtgttgagctgCCAGCCGCGATTAGAACACAAGGTCAGCTCTGTGAGGGAGATAGACCTACCAAGTCAAGCACAGACACCTCCATCATACTTTGGTTGAAGTAGGCGGTCCGGTTCTTGATCACCTTGACAGCCACGACCTCTTGGGTCTTGAGGTTTTGGCACTTGACAACCTGGCCGAAAGTACCTTGGCCAAGAACATCCAAAATCAAGTAACGGTTCCTGACCCTCGCAGTTAGCTTTCGCTTCAACCTCTATCGCAATCAAGACTCCAACATACTTGTGCCCGGCTTCCTCAGAGCCCAGGATATCGTTGACATAGAGGATATAGTCACTATCCTCGTTATCAAACCCATCGTTCTTCACACCCTTGCTCGGTTTCGTCAGGACACGACGGGGATTCCGTGCCGAAGAGTACTTGAAACTGGGATTGCAAATCTGGTACGTGGCTGGAAGGTGCGCCGtgagagcttggagaggcTGTTGAGAAGTGTCAGTACATACGTCACCGGCATGGGTTCAAAATCTCGGCAATCTGGACGTACACTGATGAAGCCTCCCTCAGGGTTGGCTCTCCGGAACGGCGGCTGCGCGCTGATCTTGGGCTTCAGGTCAGATGGCCCTCGGATCTTCCTGAACTCGGGCACCGGGCCCTTGTCGTGCAATTGCATGGCTTGTTGGGGGGCACGCTTGGGAGACTTGGGATCCATGTAAGAACCGTCCATGGCCGAGATGTTATTCGACGGCGAGTAGTTGTCTGGAATGGAGGAGTAGGGGTTTAAAGGAGGTAGCTGGGAGGCGGTTTGGCGACTACTGTTATAGTACGGGTTCTGCGGGGCATAGTCCGACGACCGGGTCGGCGACTGTCGTTGCTGGGGCTGCGTATACTGGCTACCTCCAGTTGACTTGTATGGTGATGTAGGAGACAAGACTTCCATGGGTGAGTATCGTTGCGCAGCGGTCGAGGGCTCTTGCTGCAAGTTCGCGGCTCGTCCACcagagaggtggtgggaatgaTGGGGGCGCAGGGGATACTTGACGCTGGAATTGACGCCGGAGTAGCCATCATGGGCATCCTGCATGGCGACGTCTCCGTTGCCGTCGCGAATCTGGGGACTGGTCATGGgcgaagacgatgaggatgcctgctgcacctgctgctgctgctgctgttgttgttgttgttgcgggtTTAAGCCGCCTTGGTACTGGTCATACTTGAAGCCGGCTGGAGGTTGCGCCGCGGGCTGTCCATTGCTGGAGTACTCTCTGGGCGACATCTGACTGGAGCCGTTGTATCGTCGTGAACCGCCAGCGCTGGTCGGCTCGGTGTATGACTGCCACTGCTCCATGGCTGCGGGCACCTCGAGATGCTTCGCTCGGAGTGGGTTGCGTCGTCGTTTGCGATGCGATGTTGGAGTTGCTTGTGTCGCAGAGGGTTTGGGGCCTTTGGGCTCGaaagtgggaggggggaccCGCTCAGCGACGGCGGAGGCGGGTCACTGTCGAGCCAAGCAACCGGGCAAGGTCTCAGGGATGGAGCCGTTTCTCAGCACGTCCTGAGCTTGGAGCCTAGGTCACAGCAGGACAGGGGGGCTTGGGATCTTCTCTTGTTTTGCGCGAGCTAGGAGAAGCGGGAGAGAGAGCAGAACAAAAAAAGGATGGACGAGAAATAGCTAGGACAGACGGATCAGGATCTCATTGTGCCAGAGGTAGGAGGTACctgttttttgggggtttgaaAGAGCTGAGTTTGGCGGGAGTGGGAAAGTTTGGGAGAGCAACACCACGCACTGCACCTACGGCACCGTGGGGACCACACGATTTGGCTGTGTCACGTCAGCGCCAACGTGAAAGCAATTTGCAAAGTAATCGCTCGGTAGCCAGCTTCGGGCTGCCTGTTGGCAATTCCTTTTTCGACGGAATTGGCTCTTTACTCATTTTACTGTCTACAAAATGGCATTTCCCCTGTCGTTGCGAGAAAACTCTTTATCTTGTTCTCTATCTTGTCGTTTCAGGTCTGCCTGTGGCAGCTGGAGGTCTTTGGCACACACATGCCACACACGACACAACAAGATGTGGCCCAAGCTTGATACCACCGAATACGCGCGAGAGGGGCAAAAAAACCGCTGATCTGGCATCTGAATGTTACCGCATTACGACACTTTTCGCGATGATCCTTCCAAGCTGATTTCAGCAAGATAAAGAATGTTACTAAATCTATATTAACAGAGGGTGCAGCGCGATAACAGAGATGCATATCAAGTGTGGTCTTCGGGATCCAACCGGGTGTGTGAGCAAGAATCAGTTGCCATACCTAGACGGGGATGCAGCTATTCATTCAAACTTCCACGCCACTCGAAAAGCCGGGATTCTCTTGACCCTCAGTGTATGAGGTGGCTGAACATGACTACAGAGTTTCGTCTTGATGGCTGGCATAATCACAAACCTACCTCCGTAAATGATATCAGTGACCACCCTCTTCGATAGCGACTTACAGTGGTTGCATTCTGGTGCTGGTCCCCGCCTGGGTTCACCGTCGACTATTCGAATTGAGGACACCAAGGCTACAGAGGTTGTCATTGGGGTTCAATCTGAAGATGAACAGACGTCAGCAAACTTGTGATGTTGGGCATCaactcctcaaccccccatgTCTCAATGCCCCTTCAAGCAGCAGGAGTCAGCATAGCCGCCCGTCTTTCCGCAGCAGTCAAGCAATCGTCCGgcccagaaaaaaaaaacctttTCCCCTGCTGTTTGCATGCATTGGGTTGATAGCCACCGGTAAGCCAATCGTAAGAATGCCGCACCGGGCGACCAATCAAGATCCGAGCTGCTGCACACAGATATCACCACTTCGTACAACTTCTCACAGCTCAAAAGATGAAAATGCGTAGTAGTagaaggaaaaaaggggAATCATCGACTTTCCAATTCATAACCCTGGCGTGGTTTTTGCCCGTTAGGCCCATTGTGTCCAAACCTTAGCACCGAATTTTTACAATCTTCCCGCTTTCCATCCCAATCCAGTCCCCAGTCCAAGTGCATACTCCATCCGATATTAGGTGTCGGTCGTGGGACCTGtcaggaaaagaagacagACGTACAGGAAAACTAGCCGAGCGACTCCACGTTCCACCTTTTAATAGAGCGAGTATACCAAAAATGTCGTGTTCTCATCAGATATCAAGAGCAATGAGAAAATGGGAAGTCAAGCTAAGGAAAAGGGCCCGAAAGTGTGCTCCCATGTGGTATCCTGAGCagtgaagaagaaaaagaacagaTCAAATCATTGTGAGAGGCGTTAGTCAGATCAGAACCAGAGAAAAAACAAAGCTACAAAATCCCAAGAAATGTCGAAAGTCCAAGATCAAAATCAAACCAAAATCAGAAAAGATCAACAGAGGTAAATCGTGACGTGAAAATATCACCAGCAAAGAAGAGAAACAACAGAGAGAAAACGCATTCGAAAACGAGAAGAGTAAAGCATCcgaagagaggaggaagaaacgCAATAGCAGGCCCCAGATCCCAAACCCATATTCCCGAAATATCCATCCGAACCGTTGTTCATCGTTCAGATGATTCTCAAACCGCATGGCGAGCGCGAACGATACGACGTGGATTCATGCGCCCACGCGCCAGGGCCTTCTGGCCAGAtgaaagaaaggaaagaggCTTCGCAACTTTTCCGCCGCCGCATCTCTGGTATCGACGAGACCCGGACAACTAACCCTGGTAACCAGAATAGCCGTTGTTGCCAAAGTTCTGAGGCGGGGCCTGGCCCTGGTTCCACTGCTGAGCATTGTTCGGGTTCGGACCCTGACCGCGCCCGTAACCGCCAGCACTGGGGGGACCACTGTAGCCCATGGGGCCACCGCCGTACGCAGCAGGAGACTGAGCCTGAGCTCCAGTGTAAGCGGCCTGCTGACCAGGACCAAAGTTGCCTACAAACACGGTTAGCTAGTTGGTTGCAATCGCGATCGGAATGGAGAAAGAACATACCACCGTACTGGTTAAAGTAGGTAGAAGGAGTTCCTGGATAAGCGGGGGTCTGCGCGCTCTGAGGGCTGTACGCCTGGTTGGGATCGAACTGAGCCTGCTGAGCCTGAGGAGTCTTGTCCTTGCCCCACTATATATTGTACTGTTAGCACTCGAACATGACAAAGTCAGGATGAAAGAATGGTACATACGCTGCACTTGAGGGGGCGACCATTGACATTGTAGCCGTTCAACTGGCAAATGGCCATGGCCGCATTTTCATGGGTGTCCATCTTGATGAAGGCAAAACCACGGTCCGCCTGGAAGCGCGACTCAACCACAAAACCAAAGTTCTGGAAAAGCGGGACCAAGTCGTTCTGGGTGGTGTACGGGGTCAAGTTGCCCACGTAGCAAGTTGTCTGCCAGGCCGGAGTCTGATTGACAATCATATCGTAAGAGTGAACGCCGTGGGTGGGGAAGTGATGATGGCCGTAGGGGGTCGTCGGGGTCATGCCCATCTGCTGCATGGCCTGCTGCTGGGCAATCGAAGGCTGGCCCTTCTGGTTGGCCCAGTTGCAACGGATGGCGCGAGAACCGAGCCACTCGCCGTCCATGGAGCTCAaagccttctcagcctcgggACGGTCGCGGAAAGCAACGAAGCCATAACCGCGAGAACGGCCAGTCTTCATATCCCACATGACACGAGCCTCGGAAACTGAGCCGAAAGCGGAAAAGGCCTGAAGAAGTACCTCATCGTTGACCTCGTTAGAAAGATCGCCAACAAAGATGTGGAAGTGGTTCGAAGTGTCCTCCTTGTTCGTGTTGTTCGACTGATAAGCCCAGTTGACACGAATTTCCTGTACAGAAAAAGCGTCAGCTTCAAGTAACAAATCATCCAAGAAAACTCGAACTTACAGCCTGGTGAACACGACGGCCGTTCAAAGTCTGCATGGCACGCTCAGCCGAGCCGGGATCATCATATTCAACGAAGCCATAATTGTAACCCTTCGCCTGTGGCATTCAAGTCAGTCAATGTTGCTTTGTATCAGGCCATGAACTCGATAGTGCGACTCACGTTCTTGTCCGGGATGATCTTGACGTTCTGGACATGTCCAGTGGTCTCGAAGATTTGACGGAGAACGTCTTCGGTGACGCGGGGGTCGAGGCCACCCACGTAAAGGGCCCGTTTGTTGGGCTCG contains the following coding sequences:
- the YAK1 gene encoding dual specificity protein kinase yak1 (COG:T; EggNog:ENOG503NTYA); the protein is MEQWQSYTEPTSAGGSRRYNGSSQMSPREYSSNGQPAAQPPAGFKYDQYQGGLNPQQQQQQQQQQQVQQASSSSSPMTSPQIRDGNGDVAMQDAHDGYSGVNSSVKYPLRPHHSHHLSGGRAANLQQEPSTAAQRYSPMEVLSPTSPYKSTGGSQYTQPQQRQSPTRSSDYAPQNPYYNSSRQTASQLPPLNPYSSIPDNYSPSNNISAMDGSYMDPKSPKRAPQQAMQLHDKGPVPEFRKIRGPSDLKPKISAQPPFRRANPEGGFISPLQALTAHLPATYQICNPSFKYSSARNPRRVLTKPSKGVKNDGFDNEDSDYILYVNDILGSEEAGHKNRYLILDVLGQGTFGQVVKCQNLKTQEVVAVKVIKNRTAYFNQSMMEVSVLDLLNTKLDKNDDHHLLRLKDTFIHRQHLCLVFELLSVNLYELIKQNQFRGLSTTLVRVFAQQLLNGLTLLNKARLIHCDLKPENILLKNLESPIIKIIDFGSACDERQTVYTYIQSRFYRSPEVLLGLPYSSAIDMWSLGCIVVELFLGLPLFPGSSEYNQVSRIVEMLGNPPNWMIEVGKQAGDFFEKRQDDFGRRTYHLKSMEQYSREHNTKEQPSKKYFQANTLPEIIKSYPMPRKNMKQSEIDREMNNRIAFIDFVRGLLTINPLERWSPQQAKLHPFITQQKYTGQFVPPMNLKSSALNRSPAPGTTQQIQAEALSKQRAQQAQAQAQASSAAQGAYGSMGAPQYQQPVHPQQPPLYTNNTMYSPSGSHTGAPPAYASQPSGYGQMGVQQPPAQMPPANYAAGGIPQANMYSQQNRQQQQPRPRASTMEQQQSGIPAAIQRVASHLDPSQPIRLQPSPAYYPPPPDGLVGMDQGGPSTRTGRRGSRAQQPGRNFIRNLEERTLEEGFMGNNQSPWH
- the PUB1 gene encoding E3 ubiquitin-protein ligase pub1 (EggNog:ENOG503NV1Z; COG:A), with protein sequence MADNGSASASGQLPPPPQANAGAPGYENGQGNGNPAHMPPPPLHIPQNTNPIPTAITSPLGGGDKSGIISPTSGGPFARRAAPEPNKRALYVGGLDPRVTEDVLRQIFETTGHVQNVKIIPDKNAKGYNYGFVEYDDPGSAERAMQTLNGRRVHQAEIRVNWAYQSNNTNKEDTSNHFHIFVGDLSNEVNDEVLLQAFSAFGSVSEARVMWDMKTGRSRGYGFVAFRDRPEAEKALSSMDGEWLGSRAIRCNWANQKGQPSIAQQQAMQQMGMTPTTPYGHHHFPTHGVHSYDMIVNQTPAWQTTCYVGNLTPYTTQNDLVPLFQNFGFVVESRFQADRGFAFIKMDTHENAAMAICQLNGYNVNGRPLKCSWGKDKTPQAQQAQFDPNQAYSPQSAQTPAYPGTPSTYFNQYGGNFGPGQQAAYTGAQAQSPAAYGGGPMGYSGPPSAGGYGRGQGPNPNNAQQWNQGQAPPQNFGNNGYSGYQG
- a CDS encoding uncharacterized protein (EggNog:ENOG503P2XA), translated to MAPTKDTVKVASDFEKIIQDGRARKKNEALAAKIFSTGRRSSTSGSNGSAPKVAAPGGTLASRAGVKKQPPKGPRHSTGNINGEWTHDLHTQPPKGPKAMNGNTSSLATRITNPNAPPSHAPTGPRAKRRAAQIANGLERSGFQVQPPSGPKPPSGPKQKQKPIPAGPSANNSAFNKGLSIRGLAGPYVVMAQNFAPGTTAADIESAMTPVGGIITSCRILKQSPIVIAEIIFESKEGADNAIAMFDKQTADGRVLSVYHKVPNVRAPHTSSQNNRNSGYDEDDSVVDGRWGFEEPMQVDSNGSSSGGNGKPPPTGPSLYSDSLVSKANTNRWGRGFRR